A window of the Macaca nemestrina isolate mMacNem1 chromosome X, mMacNem.hap1, whole genome shotgun sequence genome harbors these coding sequences:
- the LOC105467316 gene encoding vasopressin V2 receptor isoform X2: MLRTFTTSAVLGHLSLPSNSSQERPPDTRDPLLAQAELALLSIVFVAVALSNGLVLAALARRGRRGHWAPIHVFIGHLCLADLAVALFQVLPQLAWKATDRFRGPDALCRAVKYLQMVGMYASSYMILAMTLDRHRAICRPMLAYRHGGGAHWNRPVLVAWAFSLLLSLPQLFIFAQRNVGGGSGVTDCWASFVEPWGRRTYVTWIALMVFVAPTLGIAACQVLIFREIHTSLVPGPSERPGGRRRGRRTGNPSEGARVSAAVAKTVRMTLVIVVVYVLCWAPFFLVQLWAAWDPEAPLEGAPFVLLMLLASLNSCTNPWIYASFSSSVSSELRSLLCCARGRTPPSLGPQDESCTTASSSLAKDTSS, encoded by the exons ATGCTCAGGACGTTCACCACTTCCG CTGTGCTTGGGCACCTCTCTCTGCCCAGCAACAGCAGCCAGGAGAGGCCGCCGGACACCCGGGACCCGCTGCTAGCCCAGGCGGAGCTGGCGCTGCTCTCCATAGTCTTTGTGGCCGTGGCCCTGAGCAATGGCCTGGTGCTGGCGGCCCTAGCTCGGCGGGGCCGGCGGGGCCACTGGGCACCCATACACGTCTTCATTGGCCACTTGTGCCTGGCTGACCTGGCCGTGGCTCTGTTCCAAGTGCTGCCCCAGCTGGCCTGGAAGGCCACCGACCGCTTCCGTGGGCCGGATGCCCTGTGTCGGGCTGTGAAGTATCTGCAGATGGTGGGCATGTATGCCTCCTCCTACATGATCCTGGCCATGACGCTGGACCGCCACCGCGCCATCTGCCGTCCCATGCTGGCGTATCGCCATGGAGGTGGGGCTCACTGGAACCGGCCAGTGCTGGTGGCTTGGGCCTTCTCGCTCCTTCTCAGCCTGCCCCAGCTCTTCATCTTTGCCCAGCGCAATGTGGGAGGTGGCAGCGGGGTCACCGACTGCTGGGCCAGCTTTGTGGAGCCCTGGGGCCGTCGCACCTACGTCACCTGGATCGCCCTGATGGTGTTTGTGGCACCTACCCTGGGTATCGCTGCCTGCCAGGTGCTCATCTTCCGGGAGATTCACACCAGTCTGGTGCCAGGGCCGTCAGAGAGGCCTGGGGGGCGCCGCAGGGGACGCCGGACAGGCAACCCCAGTGAGGGAGCCCGCGTGTCAGCAGCTGTGGCCAAGACTGTGAGGATGACGCTGGTGATTGTGGTCGTCTATGTGCTGTGCTGGGCACCCTTCTTCCTGGTGCAGCTGTGGGCCGCGTGGGACCCGGAGGCACCTCTGGAAG GGGCGCCCTTCGTGCTGCTCATGTTGCTGGCCAGCCTCAACAGCTGCACCAACCCCTGGATCTATGCATCTTTCAGCAGCAGCGTCTCCTCAGAGCTGCGAAGCTTGCTCTGCTGTGCCCGGGGGCGCACCCCACCCAGCCTGGGTCCCCAAGATGAGTCCTGCACCACCGCCAGCTCCTCCCTGGCCAAGGACACTTCATCCTAA
- the LOC105467316 gene encoding vasopressin V2 receptor isoform X1, whose translation MESRSEHPATFTLPPSCPGAQPGPQNTCPGPTMLRTFTTSAVLGHLSLPSNSSQERPPDTRDPLLAQAELALLSIVFVAVALSNGLVLAALARRGRRGHWAPIHVFIGHLCLADLAVALFQVLPQLAWKATDRFRGPDALCRAVKYLQMVGMYASSYMILAMTLDRHRAICRPMLAYRHGGGAHWNRPVLVAWAFSLLLSLPQLFIFAQRNVGGGSGVTDCWASFVEPWGRRTYVTWIALMVFVAPTLGIAACQVLIFREIHTSLVPGPSERPGGRRRGRRTGNPSEGARVSAAVAKTVRMTLVIVVVYVLCWAPFFLVQLWAAWDPEAPLEGAPFVLLMLLASLNSCTNPWIYASFSSSVSSELRSLLCCARGRTPPSLGPQDESCTTASSSLAKDTSS comes from the exons ATGGAGAGCAGATCTGAGCACCCAGCCACCTTTACGCTACCACCCAGCTGCCCAGGAGCCCAGCCAG GCCCTCAGAACACCTGTCCTGGCCCCACCATGCTCAGGACGTTCACCACTTCCG CTGTGCTTGGGCACCTCTCTCTGCCCAGCAACAGCAGCCAGGAGAGGCCGCCGGACACCCGGGACCCGCTGCTAGCCCAGGCGGAGCTGGCGCTGCTCTCCATAGTCTTTGTGGCCGTGGCCCTGAGCAATGGCCTGGTGCTGGCGGCCCTAGCTCGGCGGGGCCGGCGGGGCCACTGGGCACCCATACACGTCTTCATTGGCCACTTGTGCCTGGCTGACCTGGCCGTGGCTCTGTTCCAAGTGCTGCCCCAGCTGGCCTGGAAGGCCACCGACCGCTTCCGTGGGCCGGATGCCCTGTGTCGGGCTGTGAAGTATCTGCAGATGGTGGGCATGTATGCCTCCTCCTACATGATCCTGGCCATGACGCTGGACCGCCACCGCGCCATCTGCCGTCCCATGCTGGCGTATCGCCATGGAGGTGGGGCTCACTGGAACCGGCCAGTGCTGGTGGCTTGGGCCTTCTCGCTCCTTCTCAGCCTGCCCCAGCTCTTCATCTTTGCCCAGCGCAATGTGGGAGGTGGCAGCGGGGTCACCGACTGCTGGGCCAGCTTTGTGGAGCCCTGGGGCCGTCGCACCTACGTCACCTGGATCGCCCTGATGGTGTTTGTGGCACCTACCCTGGGTATCGCTGCCTGCCAGGTGCTCATCTTCCGGGAGATTCACACCAGTCTGGTGCCAGGGCCGTCAGAGAGGCCTGGGGGGCGCCGCAGGGGACGCCGGACAGGCAACCCCAGTGAGGGAGCCCGCGTGTCAGCAGCTGTGGCCAAGACTGTGAGGATGACGCTGGTGATTGTGGTCGTCTATGTGCTGTGCTGGGCACCCTTCTTCCTGGTGCAGCTGTGGGCCGCGTGGGACCCGGAGGCACCTCTGGAAG GGGCGCCCTTCGTGCTGCTCATGTTGCTGGCCAGCCTCAACAGCTGCACCAACCCCTGGATCTATGCATCTTTCAGCAGCAGCGTCTCCTCAGAGCTGCGAAGCTTGCTCTGCTGTGCCCGGGGGCGCACCCCACCCAGCCTGGGTCCCCAAGATGAGTCCTGCACCACCGCCAGCTCCTCCCTGGCCAAGGACACTTCATCCTAA